In Nostoc piscinale CENA21, the genomic stretch ACCTTGTCTGTAAATCCTTAACTGAAGCTAGGTTTGGTAGTCAGTGAAAGGGTATGACGACAAAAGGTGAGGTCAATTCATTTTGAATTTTAGATTTTGGATTGATTAATTACAAGCCCAGAGCCGCTAAAATATCGCTGGCGTGGTTAGATGTATTCACATTGGCATCAACATGAACAATCGTGCCATTGGGGTTGATGACGTAGGTAACACGCTTGGCATAACCACCACCATCAACATCGTAAGCTTGAATCAGAGACTTATCGGTGTCTGCCAATAAAGGAAAGTTCAAATTGAATTTTTGGGTAAAAGCTTGATGCGACACTTCATCATCGGCACTCACACCCAAAACAACTATATCTTTACCTTGATATTGCTCTTGAGCATCGCGGAAGCTACACGCTTGTTTGGTGCAGCCGGGAGTGTCATCTTTGGGATAAAAATACAAAACAACTGTCTTACCAGCAAAATCAGACAATGAGACAGTGTTGCCATTAGTATCTTTGACGGTAAATGCAGGTGCATCCGTACCAACTGCTAGAGGCATAATGAACCTTTCCTGTTTCAGTTTGTTGATGACTTTGAAATTTTACAATAATTTACAATGATTAAAGAACAATTCAGAAGTCAGAATACAGGATTCAGAATTAATTGAGTGAGTTTATGAGTTGTAAATTAATTTGTGTTGAGATAAATAAATATTTCTATGAATAGACTTGATTCCCCAACCCCAAAATCCTTCTCTTACCCTGTTAGTACAGTAGAAAGAGCAGAGCGATCGCTCATTTGTTCTCCTTTCAGAGTTGGTTTATTT encodes the following:
- a CDS encoding peroxiredoxin, which codes for MPLAVGTDAPAFTVKDTNGNTVSLSDFAGKTVVLYFYPKDDTPGCTKQACSFRDAQEQYQGKDIVVLGVSADDEVSHQAFTQKFNLNFPLLADTDKSLIQAYDVDGGGYAKRVTYVINPNGTIVHVDANVNTSNHASDILAALGL